A single bacterium DNA region contains:
- a CDS encoding ABC transporter substrate-binding protein — protein MTMRSLGCVRLSVVLSVCLAMLFATTCDVRGAGTPVNLVQGSAGMVWMPILVGREMKYFEAEGLDVNYIITGGGAKAAQALVTGSADFAATTMSDAINARRQGADVRVLAALLRQYPTDCVIRNDAAQRARISSKSPIGDRIKALRNLKIGLGGQGSPGDQLIIWLARRARLDPNRDVQRIFLGTDVAVLAALQNGAIDVFCYGPPTSTRAVMSGNALFLFHIVGGNDLPEISHFPNAVLATTQRFAREHPDVVDRMARGYVKAVVFMQREPDTIAGVIKPLFANMDVATFDASFDSAKAGFPRTPVLQRKDVQAVIDFARDTTGEPISITANDLLDNSWVIKAQQELHQTR, from the coding sequence ATGACGATGAGAAGTCTTGGGTGCGTCCGGCTGAGCGTCGTGCTCTCCGTCTGTCTCGCAATGTTGTTCGCGACGACATGCGACGTCCGTGGCGCCGGAACGCCCGTGAACCTGGTTCAGGGGAGCGCCGGAATGGTGTGGATGCCCATCCTGGTCGGTCGCGAAATGAAATATTTCGAGGCCGAAGGACTGGACGTCAACTACATCATCACCGGAGGGGGTGCGAAAGCGGCCCAGGCGCTCGTGACGGGATCGGCGGATTTCGCCGCTACGACCATGTCGGATGCGATCAACGCGAGGCGGCAAGGCGCCGATGTCAGGGTTCTCGCCGCCTTACTCCGTCAATATCCAACCGATTGCGTGATTCGCAACGATGCCGCACAGCGTGCGAGGATTTCTTCGAAATCGCCGATCGGGGACCGCATCAAGGCTTTGAGGAACCTCAAAATCGGTCTTGGCGGGCAGGGCAGTCCGGGCGATCAGCTCATCATCTGGCTCGCGAGGCGCGCCCGTCTCGACCCGAATCGCGACGTGCAGCGGATCTTTCTGGGTACGGACGTTGCGGTGCTCGCGGCTCTTCAAAACGGCGCCATCGACGTGTTTTGTTATGGACCGCCCACATCGACCCGCGCGGTGATGTCGGGCAACGCGCTGTTCCTCTTCCACATCGTCGGGGGGAACGATCTCCCGGAGATTTCTCACTTCCCGAATGCGGTCCTCGCAACAACTCAACGTTTCGCCAGGGAGCATCCGGATGTTGTCGATCGGATGGCCCGCGGGTACGTCAAAGCCGTCGTGTTCATGCAAAGGGAACCGGACACGATCGCCGGCGTCATCAAACCGCTGTTTGCGAACATGGACGTGGCGACGTTCGACGCCTCGTTCGATTCGGCGAAGGCCGGATTCCCGCGGACGCCCGTGCTGCAGCGGAAGGACGTGCAGGCCGTGATCGATTTCGCAAGAGACACCACGGGCGAGCCGATCTCGATCACGGCAAACGATCTGCTCGACAATTCGTGGGTCATAAAAGCGCAACAGGAACTCCATCAGACGAGGTAA
- a CDS encoding HD domain-containing protein yields MRQTQATAIDRESRQEEVRKLLPEIGLIGDPRFRAAVLEIWTEMWARSQHTNVAGAPFSHKCPGVSLIEHVRAVTLAAQGLASVITAVHGIQVDRDLLLTACLLHDVSKLVEIGPDGQLTREGRLFPHAYLAAEAASKAGLSDEVVSLIVTHTPVVNIRSPRYVEAFILEHADLASAHILIESKAQSGA; encoded by the coding sequence GTGCGGCAGACACAGGCGACCGCGATCGACAGAGAGTCGAGGCAGGAAGAAGTCAGGAAGCTCCTACCGGAGATCGGATTGATCGGAGATCCGCGCTTCCGCGCTGCGGTGCTAGAGATCTGGACTGAGATGTGGGCCCGCAGCCAGCATACCAACGTCGCCGGCGCGCCCTTCTCCCATAAATGTCCGGGCGTGTCGCTGATAGAGCATGTGCGCGCCGTCACGCTCGCAGCGCAGGGCCTGGCAAGTGTTATCACCGCCGTCCACGGGATACAAGTTGACCGCGACCTACTGCTCACGGCTTGCCTGCTCCACGATGTGAGCAAGCTCGTCGAGATTGGTCCTGACGGTCAGCTTACCAGAGAGGGCCGCTTGTTCCCCCATGCCTACCTGGCTGCCGAAGCCGCTAGTAAAGCGGGCCTCTCGGACGAAGTGGTCAGCTTGATCGTAACGCACACCCCGGTTGTCAACATTCGCTCGCCGCGATACGTGGAGGCGTTCATCTTGGAACACGCCGACTTGGCCTCCGCCCACATCCTGATTGAGTCGAAAGCACAGAGCGGCGCGTAG
- a CDS encoding TRAP transporter substrate-binding protein → MIRWAGRVGPLALILSMILVAHGGNVSSAESKGYVIRFAMATTQEEVTSQSQIGFKKEVESLSHGQVTVELFFGERLGSTQAQFDQVKDGTLQMAQGVTDWLAKYFAPIQVFSMPMMFPDYAGAHKAVDGPVAKEVGDALLKRAGFHVLNWENIGGKAYFNRKHPINSLQDFKGLKMRAIPSPIAVATAQAFGVEPVTVDYKEWYIAIQQGTVDGGDAPLTSIYSTKLYEAAPYVSLTNHVIGLSPTVINEAFFSSLPKQLQTIMLNAAKNAENSEWSALGKHEAAITDEMVKRGTKFNSLSSAEREELRAAAKPVWDQFKQKLGPDAARWIDQLSTNR, encoded by the coding sequence ATGATCCGGTGGGCAGGACGGGTGGGACCGCTGGCTCTCATCCTCTCCATGATACTGGTTGCCCACGGCGGGAATGTGTCGTCGGCGGAATCTAAAGGATACGTCATCCGTTTCGCCATGGCCACAACTCAGGAAGAAGTCACATCACAATCACAGATCGGTTTCAAGAAGGAAGTTGAATCCCTTTCGCACGGCCAAGTCACGGTGGAGCTGTTCTTTGGCGAACGGCTCGGCAGCACGCAGGCGCAGTTCGACCAGGTCAAGGACGGCACCCTTCAGATGGCTCAAGGGGTCACCGACTGGCTTGCCAAGTACTTCGCGCCGATCCAGGTCTTTTCAATGCCGATGATGTTCCCCGACTACGCTGGTGCGCACAAGGCGGTTGATGGGCCGGTGGCCAAAGAGGTCGGCGACGCCCTCCTGAAGCGAGCTGGTTTCCACGTGCTGAACTGGGAAAACATTGGGGGCAAGGCGTACTTCAATAGGAAACACCCCATCAACAGCCTGCAAGACTTCAAGGGGCTTAAAATGAGAGCCATCCCGAGCCCAATCGCTGTTGCCACCGCTCAGGCCTTCGGCGTAGAGCCGGTCACCGTTGACTACAAGGAATGGTACATCGCGATCCAGCAGGGCACAGTGGACGGCGGTGACGCGCCGCTGACATCGATTTATTCAACGAAGCTCTACGAGGCGGCCCCTTACGTCTCTCTCACGAACCATGTCATCGGTCTCAGTCCCACCGTGATCAACGAAGCGTTTTTCTCCAGCCTGCCGAAACAGCTCCAGACCATCATGCTGAATGCAGCCAAGAACGCCGAGAACTCCGAGTGGAGTGCCCTGGGTAAGCATGAGGCCGCCATTACGGATGAAATGGTCAAACGCGGGACAAAGTTCAACTCCCTCTCGTCAGCCGAGAGAGAGGAACTGCGCGCCGCAGCCAAACCAGTGTGGGACCAGTTCAAGCAGAAGCTCGGTCCCGATGCGGCGCGGTGGATTGACCAGTTAAGCACCAACCGGTGA
- a CDS encoding thiamine pyrophosphate-binding protein encodes MKVRGNTLFGRALAREGVRTAFFLLGGPMNEGISAGDAEGIRMIDVRHEQAAAMMAHAYARVLGRPGVCIACSGPGTTNLVTGVAGALIDCVPLVALGGCSPLDQLMKGGAFQEIDQVAIMRPVTKWAERVYEARRIPDYIELAFRTALSGKPGPVYLDFPGDVLFQEADDEDVEPTTAPTRDVAKPVATPAAIERLIALLREAKRPIVISGSGILWSQAFEELQHFVETTGIPFYTTPQGRGVVPEDHVYFYPHARSAAFKEADLVLVIGTRLNYVISYGQPPRFAESATFVRIDIDPTEINQSRRLSLGIVGDAKMVLRQICAEIEGKFDRGCYEPWRGHLATIQSERQREQEVTLSSDQVPIHALRLCKEIRDFMDRDAILAVDGQEILNFGRQVLPTFIPGHRLNSGPFGTMGVGLPFGVGAKAAKPDKQVIVLHGDGSFGMNGMELDTAVRHKLPILVVISLNGGWTADTEGQKRIPGKARIGRHLGYTRFDKVAAALGCYAEFVERPEEIRPALERAGRAVKNGQTALVNVVTDSRARSQTTKFTNYAT; translated from the coding sequence ATGAAAGTCCGCGGCAATACGCTCTTTGGGAGAGCCCTCGCTCGGGAGGGAGTAAGGACGGCGTTCTTCCTCCTCGGGGGTCCAATGAATGAGGGAATATCGGCGGGCGACGCCGAGGGAATTCGTATGATCGACGTTCGCCATGAACAGGCGGCCGCCATGATGGCGCATGCCTACGCCAGGGTGCTGGGGCGCCCGGGCGTCTGCATTGCTTGCTCTGGTCCGGGCACGACAAATTTGGTGACGGGTGTCGCCGGGGCATTGATCGACTGCGTGCCTCTTGTCGCGCTCGGCGGGTGCAGTCCGCTCGATCAACTGATGAAGGGTGGCGCGTTTCAGGAAATCGATCAAGTTGCCATCATGCGCCCGGTGACGAAGTGGGCGGAACGTGTGTACGAGGCGAGACGCATTCCGGATTATATCGAGCTGGCATTTCGTACCGCCCTCTCGGGGAAGCCGGGTCCAGTGTATTTGGATTTCCCGGGCGACGTCCTCTTTCAGGAAGCCGACGACGAGGATGTGGAACCGACCACGGCGCCAACGAGGGATGTGGCCAAGCCGGTCGCCACCCCGGCGGCGATTGAGCGTCTCATCGCGCTGCTTCGTGAGGCGAAGCGACCCATCGTCATCTCGGGCAGCGGGATTCTGTGGTCGCAGGCATTCGAAGAGCTTCAGCACTTTGTGGAAACTACCGGCATCCCATTTTACACGACCCCTCAAGGGCGCGGCGTGGTACCGGAGGATCACGTGTACTTTTATCCGCATGCGCGCAGTGCCGCGTTCAAGGAGGCCGACCTCGTTTTGGTGATCGGCACGCGACTGAATTATGTGATCAGCTACGGGCAGCCGCCCCGCTTTGCCGAATCGGCGACGTTTGTGCGTATTGACATCGATCCAACCGAAATCAATCAGAGCCGGCGTCTGAGTCTCGGCATCGTCGGAGACGCCAAGATGGTTCTTCGTCAGATCTGTGCCGAGATCGAAGGGAAGTTCGACCGCGGGTGCTACGAACCGTGGCGCGGGCATCTCGCCACAATTCAGTCGGAGCGACAGCGCGAGCAGGAAGTCACCTTGAGCAGCGACCAGGTGCCGATCCATGCGCTGCGGCTCTGTAAGGAGATTCGGGATTTCATGGATCGGGATGCGATTCTCGCGGTTGACGGTCAGGAGATTTTGAACTTTGGACGGCAGGTCTTGCCGACGTTCATCCCGGGGCACAGGCTCAATTCGGGTCCCTTTGGAACCATGGGGGTCGGGCTGCCGTTCGGCGTCGGCGCAAAAGCCGCGAAGCCGGACAAGCAGGTCATTGTGTTGCACGGCGATGGATCGTTCGGCATGAATGGAATGGAGCTGGATACGGCAGTCCGCCACAAACTCCCGATTCTCGTTGTGATTAGCTTGAACGGAGGATGGACCGCGGATACCGAAGGGCAGAAGCGCATCCCCGGTAAGGCCCGCATCGGGCGTCACCTCGGATACACACGTTTCGATAAGGTTGCCGCAGCTCTCGGGTGCTACGCGGAATTCGTGGAAAGGCCCGAAGAGATCCGGCCCGCGCTCGAGCGCGCGGGTCGGGCGGTCAAGAACGGCCAGACGGCGCTGGTCAACGTTGTGACCGACTCACGGGCCCGATCCCAGACGACAAAATTCACCAATTACGCTACCTAG
- a CDS encoding ABC transporter permease subunit, whose product MPALPPRRASASKNSATLWQDLGATILVFGLGYVFGAGLGIVLGLLVGIFPALRAVAEPYIAFFNAMPRIVLLPLLLVILGFGYLPQVLLVALVIMFIVLMNVAAGVSEVRRDILNNARILGANNLALIRHVYLPSVGLWVLSSARVTVGYALQATVAAQVIGVGRGLGFRLIIAQTQYRADEMFAVFAVLLLHAVIVDMVPAVVERRVRRWVPSIGES is encoded by the coding sequence TTGCCCGCTCTGCCACCACGGCGGGCGTCGGCCTCAAAGAACAGCGCGACCCTCTGGCAGGACCTCGGGGCCACGATTCTAGTCTTTGGCCTTGGCTACGTGTTCGGTGCCGGGCTTGGGATCGTGCTGGGATTGCTCGTTGGGATCTTTCCGGCCTTGCGGGCTGTCGCTGAGCCGTACATTGCCTTCTTCAACGCCATGCCGAGAATCGTCCTCCTTCCTTTGCTGCTGGTCATCCTCGGATTTGGATACCTCCCGCAGGTCCTGCTCGTCGCCCTGGTCATCATGTTCATCGTGTTGATGAACGTGGCCGCCGGAGTGAGCGAGGTTCGCCGGGATATACTGAACAACGCCCGAATTTTAGGGGCGAATAATCTTGCGTTGATTCGCCACGTCTACCTCCCTTCGGTCGGATTGTGGGTACTCAGTTCCGCTCGCGTGACCGTTGGGTACGCCCTCCAGGCGACGGTGGCGGCGCAGGTCATCGGCGTAGGACGCGGGCTCGGCTTCCGGCTCATCATTGCGCAAACACAGTATCGGGCGGACGAGATGTTTGCCGTCTTCGCAGTTCTGCTGCTTCACGCCGTTATCGTCGACATGGTTCCCGCCGTTGTAGAGAGGCGGGTGAGGCGATGGGTTCCCTCTATTGGGGAGAGTTGA
- a CDS encoding ABC transporter ATP-binding protein, which produces MTTHRAIVDASFSVGRGEFVAIVGRSGSGKSTILNLIAGLLAPDRGAVLYGAARVAGVNTCVGYMTQRDNLVPWRTVWGNLMLPLQIRHAPRSERPRLIESVLRRVGLTEFSRHYPAQLSGGMRQRVALARMLIYDPETLLMDEPFGALDEQLKLSLQNYLEMLWEERRKTVVYVTHDLGEAIALADRVVVFAGRPGSVREQIPVPFGRPRNIYALRYDPAFTALHRRLWEALGSPEEDAVQRQVPS; this is translated from the coding sequence GTGACCACGCATCGCGCCATTGTCGACGCGTCGTTCTCCGTGGGCCGCGGAGAATTCGTCGCGATCGTAGGTCGGTCCGGGAGCGGCAAATCCACGATCCTGAACCTCATCGCGGGTCTGCTGGCGCCCGATCGAGGGGCGGTGTTGTACGGGGCGGCCCGCGTAGCGGGCGTCAACACGTGTGTCGGCTATATGACCCAACGAGACAACCTGGTGCCCTGGCGAACCGTGTGGGGCAATTTGATGCTGCCGCTTCAAATACGTCACGCGCCAAGATCCGAACGGCCGAGGCTGATTGAGAGTGTACTGCGCCGGGTCGGTCTGACAGAATTTTCACGGCACTATCCGGCGCAGCTCTCGGGCGGCATGCGGCAACGAGTCGCGCTGGCGCGTATGCTCATTTACGATCCTGAGACGCTCTTGATGGATGAACCGTTCGGCGCGCTGGATGAGCAGCTGAAACTGAGCCTCCAAAACTACCTCGAGATGCTGTGGGAGGAGCGGCGCAAGACGGTAGTCTACGTTACGCACGATCTCGGCGAGGCCATCGCGCTGGCGGATCGCGTCGTCGTCTTCGCGGGCCGGCCGGGAAGCGTGCGCGAGCAGATTCCGGTGCCGTTCGGGCGACCTCGGAACATCTATGCGCTGAGATACGATCCGGCGTTCACTGCGCTCCATCGTCGATTGTGGGAGGCCTTAGGGAGCCCGGAGGAGGACGCCGTCCAGCGTCAGGTGCCGTCGTGA
- a CDS encoding CoA transferase, translating to MPEVTEQKKALQGVRVVDLTQFEAGTSCTETLAWLGAEVIKVEEPTRGEQGRRAPERTLAAERNFADAYYFMMLNCNKRSVTLNLKSEKGRAMLRSLIEKSDIFVENFGPGVIERLGFGWDVVRTINPRMIYAQIKGFAPQSTYANYLAFDMIAQATGGSMSITGEADGRPIRPGTAIGDTGTGLQCAIGILGALYQRQFSGRGQRITIAMQEGVMNFARMAFASQAIWGIPCKRAGNQSVLATTAPSEIYPTKGGGANDYVYVMTSRASDVQWQRLVKLIGREDLLNEERFATSLSRYQHREEVDAIIAEWTKNYDKLTAMKLLGEAEVPCGAIFDTKDLAEDPSLRASGAIVSVPSVRGNFTMPGFPVKMSDSQVEISSAPLLGEGNEEIYGRLLGLDAEDLSALRAEKVI from the coding sequence ATGCCCGAAGTCACTGAGCAAAAAAAGGCGCTGCAGGGCGTCCGGGTTGTCGATCTGACTCAATTCGAAGCGGGGACGTCATGCACGGAAACACTCGCGTGGCTGGGGGCTGAAGTCATTAAGGTTGAGGAACCCACGAGGGGTGAACAGGGGCGCCGTGCTCCCGAGCGCACCCTGGCCGCAGAACGCAATTTCGCCGACGCCTACTATTTCATGATGCTGAATTGCAACAAGCGCAGCGTCACGTTGAATCTGAAGAGCGAGAAAGGCCGCGCAATGCTTCGCTCGCTTATCGAGAAGTCGGATATCTTTGTAGAAAACTTCGGTCCGGGAGTCATCGAGCGGCTCGGTTTTGGTTGGGACGTTGTGCGTACCATCAACCCGCGCATGATTTACGCGCAAATCAAGGGCTTCGCACCCCAGAGTACGTACGCCAATTACCTGGCCTTCGACATGATTGCACAGGCAACAGGCGGGTCGATGTCGATTACGGGCGAGGCCGATGGACGCCCGATCAGACCGGGAACGGCAATCGGAGACACCGGCACCGGGCTTCAGTGCGCCATCGGAATTCTCGGCGCCCTGTATCAGCGACAGTTTAGCGGGCGCGGACAGCGTATCACCATTGCGATGCAAGAAGGGGTGATGAATTTCGCCCGGATGGCCTTCGCTTCCCAGGCCATTTGGGGAATTCCTTGCAAACGCGCAGGCAATCAAAGTGTGCTCGCCACAACGGCACCGAGTGAGATTTACCCAACCAAAGGCGGTGGAGCAAACGACTATGTCTACGTCATGACCTCGCGTGCGAGCGATGTCCAATGGCAGCGACTGGTAAAACTCATCGGCCGCGAGGATTTGCTCAATGAGGAGCGCTTTGCAACCTCGCTCAGCAGGTATCAGCACCGTGAAGAGGTTGATGCCATCATTGCGGAGTGGACGAAGAACTACGACAAGCTTACCGCGATGAAACTCCTCGGAGAGGCGGAGGTGCCGTGCGGTGCCATTTTTGACACGAAGGACCTGGCAGAAGATCCGTCTCTGCGGGCGTCAGGTGCAATCGTATCCGTGCCGTCGGTGCGCGGGAACTTCACGATGCCCGGGTTTCCCGTCAAGATGTCCGATTCACAGGTTGAGATCTCGTCTGCGCCCCTGCTGGGCGAAGGCAATGAGGAGATCTATGGACGGCTCCTTGGTCTCGATGCTGAGGACCTCTCTGCGCTCCGCGCCGAAAAGGTGATCTAG
- a CDS encoding GntR family transcriptional regulator encodes MGKSAVDQTRYQWAYEEIRRRILDGDLAAAAPLSEYQLADLLQLSRTPVREALKRLEHEGLVRSVPNRGASVAESSVQDIMEIYQVREQLEGLAARIAAETMPDADVEKLEDELRRAAILAAKNHVKETFESDVHLHKRIIESTRNGRLVSILATLDDQVRRIRAMSPRTPGRLEATLREHREIVGRIRDRDASGAEAAMRRHLRAACENAIRLVLPASPPAAFRSSDGTAVTERAVTR; translated from the coding sequence ATGGGAAAGTCCGCAGTGGATCAGACGCGTTATCAGTGGGCATATGAGGAAATCCGTCGCCGGATTTTGGACGGCGACTTAGCGGCCGCCGCCCCGCTTTCGGAATATCAACTGGCGGATCTCCTGCAGTTGAGCCGAACACCCGTCAGGGAGGCGCTGAAGCGCCTCGAACACGAGGGTCTCGTGCGATCGGTCCCCAATCGGGGCGCGTCCGTGGCCGAGTCGTCCGTCCAGGACATCATGGAAATCTACCAGGTGCGCGAACAATTGGAGGGCCTCGCGGCGCGTATCGCGGCCGAGACGATGCCGGACGCCGACGTTGAGAAGCTCGAGGACGAACTCCGGCGTGCTGCGATCCTCGCGGCGAAGAACCACGTCAAAGAGACCTTTGAATCAGATGTTCACCTCCACAAACGGATCATTGAATCGACGCGGAACGGGCGCTTGGTGAGTATCCTCGCGACGCTCGATGATCAGGTACGGCGAATCCGAGCCATGTCGCCACGGACGCCAGGCCGGCTTGAGGCCACACTACGGGAACACCGTGAGATCGTCGGCCGAATTAGGGACCGCGACGCGTCCGGGGCCGAGGCGGCCATGCGCCGCCACTTGCGGGCGGCGTGCGAGAATGCCATCCGCCTGGTGCTCCCCGCTTCGCCGCCTGCCGCGTTTCGATCGAGCGACGGGACCGCCGTCACCGAGAGGGCCGTGACTCGATGA
- a CDS encoding ABC transporter permease, with amino-acid sequence MTDPTNVDAWATVGIWRRPSTPRYAGFGSWILIAGLIGLWQLASGHVIDPLFVSKPSAIAARLWSWMVSGFLLYHFEITLLEAMAGFLVGATAGMILGVALGTSSLLYRLSEPIITGLYSLPKVALIPLLVLWFGITIKSKIALAAILVFFLVFYNTLSGVRTIDRSLLHVVQVMGADRAQSFIYIVIPAALSSILLGLRVSLPQAMVGAVVGEIWASSRGLGYLVAYTGSQFDSTGTFAALLALMILSVALIRVLEVFEARFEAWRYA; translated from the coding sequence GTGACGGACCCCACGAACGTGGACGCATGGGCGACCGTTGGTATCTGGCGGCGACCATCCACCCCCCGATACGCGGGGTTCGGGTCCTGGATCCTCATCGCGGGGCTGATCGGACTCTGGCAGCTGGCGTCTGGTCATGTCATCGACCCCCTATTCGTCAGCAAGCCGTCGGCGATCGCAGCGCGGCTCTGGTCGTGGATGGTCAGCGGGTTCTTGCTCTATCATTTCGAGATCACGCTCCTCGAAGCGATGGCGGGCTTTCTGGTCGGCGCTACCGCGGGGATGATTCTCGGCGTCGCCCTTGGGACATCCAGTCTTCTTTATCGACTATCCGAGCCGATCATCACGGGTCTCTACAGCCTGCCGAAGGTGGCGCTCATCCCATTGCTGGTCTTGTGGTTCGGAATCACCATTAAATCGAAGATCGCGCTGGCCGCAATTCTGGTGTTCTTCCTGGTGTTTTACAACACGCTTTCAGGCGTGCGAACGATCGATCGGAGCCTGCTGCATGTCGTCCAGGTCATGGGTGCAGATCGCGCACAGAGCTTCATCTACATCGTCATCCCTGCCGCCTTAAGCTCGATTTTGCTCGGCCTGCGGGTGTCGTTGCCGCAAGCCATGGTAGGTGCTGTCGTCGGCGAGATTTGGGCGTCGAGCCGGGGTCTCGGATACCTCGTGGCGTACACGGGGAGCCAATTTGACTCAACCGGGACGTTCGCAGCGCTCCTAGCGCTCATGATCTTGTCGGTGGCGCTCATTCGCGTGCTCGAGGTCTTCGAGGCGCGATTCGAGGCGTGGCGATACGCGTGA